One region of Nitrospinaceae bacterium genomic DNA includes:
- a CDS encoding ring canal kelch-like protein, whose product MIFPRTLVITLIFLLGCAGLIFAAPQGNWKDGKSAPTERTEVAVANLAGKIYVVGGFTPQGVTDKVEAFDPATGTWESKSPLPRSLHHTTATVVNGKLYVIGGFDSSTWSPTNVTYAYDPAEDLWTEKAPMSIERGALAAGVIDGKIYAVGGAYRRYFRLINTDALEVYDPETNQWQKLAPVPTPRDHLAVSSHNGILYAIGGRVNVSYRNNLNANEAFDPKSGRWTQLSPLPTARSGITSQVLNGKIHVLGGESGEGTFVENEAYDPEKNVWVTMPPMPEGRHGLGSAVLDAKLHTLTGGPTPGGSYSSSHWIFSLD is encoded by the coding sequence ATGATCTTTCCCAGAACGCTTGTTATTACTTTGATTTTTCTTTTGGGGTGCGCCGGTCTGATTTTCGCGGCGCCTCAAGGGAACTGGAAGGACGGAAAGTCCGCTCCCACCGAGCGCACCGAGGTGGCCGTCGCCAATCTGGCAGGAAAAATCTACGTGGTGGGTGGTTTCACACCGCAAGGCGTCACTGACAAAGTAGAAGCTTTCGATCCGGCAACCGGAACCTGGGAATCGAAAAGCCCCCTGCCCCGCTCGTTACACCACACCACAGCAACGGTTGTGAACGGCAAGCTCTATGTCATCGGTGGATTCGATTCCAGCACCTGGAGCCCCACTAACGTCACCTACGCCTACGACCCCGCCGAGGATCTATGGACAGAAAAAGCACCCATGTCCATCGAAAGAGGCGCGCTTGCGGCGGGAGTGATCGACGGAAAAATTTACGCCGTGGGCGGCGCGTATCGCAGATATTTTCGCCTCATCAACACCGACGCACTTGAGGTCTACGATCCGGAAACGAACCAATGGCAGAAACTGGCGCCTGTCCCAACTCCCCGCGATCATCTGGCGGTTTCCAGCCACAATGGGATCCTTTACGCCATCGGCGGGCGGGTGAACGTCAGTTATCGGAACAATCTGAACGCCAATGAAGCCTTCGATCCCAAATCGGGACGCTGGACCCAGCTCAGCCCCCTGCCAACGGCGCGGAGCGGCATCACCTCACAAGTCTTGAATGGGAAGATTCATGTTCTGGGCGGGGAATCGGGGGAAGGGACGTTTGTGGAAAACGAAGCCTATGACCCGGAAAAAAATGTCTGGGTGACCATGCCTCCGATGCCGGAAGGACGGCACGGACTGGGAAGCGCGGTGCTGGATGCAAAACTCCACACCTTGACGGGAGGACCCACTCCCGGCGGCAGTTACAGCAGCAGCCACTGGATCTTTTCTTTGGATTAG
- the kdsA gene encoding 2-dehydro-3-deoxyphosphooctonate aldolase — protein MSLSLPTTKAIEIGSVSMGGDHPLALIAGPCVIESEKNARETAEKLKRITSDAGVPFIFKASYDKANRSSIDSFRGPGLRNGLAVLKKIREELQIPVLSDVHKEEEIGPAAEVLDVLQIPAFLCRQTDLLVKAAQSGKPVNVKKGQFMAPWDMKNVVRKVEQGGTENILLTERGFMFGYNNLVVDMRSLALMREYGYPVVFDATHSLQLPGGQGTKSGGQRELIPDLTRGAVAVGCDALFMEIHPDPDNALSDGPNMLKLDTLPELLQQINPIARVVRGKDPQPVSP, from the coding sequence ATGAGCCTTTCACTGCCAACCACGAAAGCCATTGAAATCGGTTCCGTTTCCATGGGTGGGGACCACCCCCTGGCCTTGATCGCGGGCCCCTGCGTCATCGAGTCGGAAAAAAACGCCAGGGAAACGGCGGAAAAACTCAAACGCATCACCAGCGATGCAGGCGTGCCTTTCATCTTTAAGGCGTCTTACGACAAAGCCAACCGGTCCTCCATCGATTCGTTTCGCGGACCGGGTTTACGCAACGGATTGGCCGTGTTGAAAAAGATTCGTGAGGAGTTGCAAATTCCGGTGCTGTCAGATGTTCATAAGGAAGAGGAAATCGGTCCTGCCGCCGAAGTGCTGGACGTTTTGCAAATTCCCGCCTTCTTGTGCCGGCAGACGGACCTGCTGGTGAAAGCCGCCCAATCGGGCAAACCTGTCAATGTCAAAAAGGGACAGTTCATGGCTCCCTGGGACATGAAAAACGTCGTCCGCAAGGTGGAACAAGGCGGCACAGAGAATATCCTGCTGACCGAGCGCGGCTTCATGTTCGGTTACAACAATCTGGTGGTGGACATGCGTTCTTTGGCCCTGATGCGGGAATACGGTTATCCTGTCGTCTTCGATGCCACGCACAGCCTGCAATTGCCGGGCGGTCAGGGAACCAAAAGCGGCGGCCAGCGGGAACTCATCCCCGATCTCACCCGCGGGGCGGTGGCGGTCGGGTGCGACGCGCTGTTCATGGAAATCCACCCCGATCCGGACAATGCGCTTTCTGACGGACCGAATATGTTGAAACTCGACACCCTGCCGGAACTGTTGCAACAAATCAATCCCATCGCCCGTGTGGTGCGGGGAAAGGACCCGCAACCGGTATCGCCCTGA
- a CDS encoding serine protease, protein MTSTQKIIWTVFFFILMPFQAFAEGRIVVVEISGAINPVVAEFVTDEIQEANLAGEELILIRMDTPGGLDTSMRQIIKGIQNSRIPVATFVGPSGSRAASAGTFITIASHIAAMAPGTNIGAASPVNLMGGGGGGEQAETMKKKVTQDASAYIRSLAEKRGKNAHWAELAVTKSVSISAEEAKKLNVIDLVAFNVDALVLALDGWEVKMDSKTVTLATEGKEVVYHEMNKRQKILDTISNPNVAYILMMLGLVGLYFELSNPGLILPGVIGGISMILALYAMQTLPINYAGLLLILLGLVLFIAEINVMSFGLLSAGGVISISLGSLMLIDSEDPAMQISKSVLLPTLGVFILISLGVVYLAIKSQRHRAVSGVEAMIGAEAIVRAELNPVGSVLIRGEVWNAESEGKIEAGQKVIVDSVEGLKLKVKSISV, encoded by the coding sequence ATGACATCCACGCAAAAGATTATATGGACGGTGTTTTTTTTCATTCTCATGCCATTTCAGGCATTTGCAGAAGGAAGAATTGTCGTTGTTGAAATATCGGGAGCCATCAACCCCGTGGTCGCGGAATTCGTCACCGATGAAATCCAGGAAGCGAATCTGGCTGGGGAAGAATTGATCCTGATCCGTATGGACACCCCCGGCGGCCTCGACACTTCCATGCGGCAGATCATCAAGGGAATCCAGAATTCCCGCATTCCGGTAGCGACCTTTGTCGGCCCCAGCGGTTCCAGAGCCGCGTCGGCGGGAACGTTCATCACCATCGCTTCGCACATCGCCGCTATGGCGCCGGGAACAAACATCGGGGCCGCGTCCCCCGTCAACCTGATGGGCGGAGGGGGGGGCGGTGAGCAGGCCGAGACCATGAAAAAAAAGGTGACTCAGGATGCCTCGGCCTATATCCGTTCGCTTGCGGAAAAGCGGGGTAAAAATGCGCATTGGGCGGAACTGGCGGTGACCAAAAGCGTGTCCATATCCGCCGAAGAGGCGAAGAAGTTGAACGTGATCGACCTCGTTGCCTTCAACGTGGATGCCCTGGTGCTGGCTTTGGACGGGTGGGAAGTTAAGATGGACTCTAAAACCGTCACCCTGGCTACCGAAGGAAAGGAAGTCGTTTACCATGAGATGAATAAGCGGCAAAAGATTCTCGATACCATTTCCAACCCCAACGTCGCTTATATCCTGATGATGCTGGGGCTCGTCGGGCTTTATTTTGAGTTGTCGAACCCCGGTTTGATTCTGCCGGGGGTCATCGGCGGGATCAGCATGATCCTCGCCTTGTACGCCATGCAGACCCTGCCGATCAATTATGCCGGTCTGCTGTTGATCCTTCTCGGCCTGGTGCTGTTCATCGCCGAAATCAACGTGATGAGTTTTGGCCTCCTGTCGGCGGGCGGGGTGATCTCCATTTCATTGGGGTCTTTGATGCTCATCGACAGCGAAGATCCGGCGATGCAGATTTCCAAATCCGTCCTTCTGCCGACCCTCGGAGTGTTCATCCTAATTTCGCTGGGCGTCGTCTATCTTGCCATCAAGTCACAGAGGCACCGTGCGGTATCCGGAGTCGAAGCCATGATTGGGGCGGAAGCCATTGTGAGAGCGGAATTGAACCCAGTCGGCAGCGTCCTCATTCGTGGTGAGGTGTGGAACGCCGAAAGCGAAGGAAAAATTGAAGCCGGGCAAAAGGTGATCGTGGATTCCGTGGAAGGTCTCAAACTCAAAGTGAAATCTATTTCCGTTTAA
- a CDS encoding alpha/beta hydrolase, translated as MLLVQTAGWALALIILCAVLLVSCESKIVYHPYKYPEGNWDPAPFDVTVEDVNFQAEDGTQLHGWYIPSPNAQASMLWFHGNAGNLTHRLQNIQKLKPLNLNIFIFDYRGYGKSQGSPNEKGIYQDSQAAYDILVREKNVSPQKLILFGRSLGGVCAIEVASSNPAAGLILESTFTSARDMAGKVFPLLPIGWAIQSKFDALEKVPRLKLPKLFLHGTEDEVVPYEFGRKLFDAAAEPKEFYDIQGAGHNDTVSVGGVKYFAALDRFITKALEEQRSE; from the coding sequence ATGCTCCTAGTGCAAACGGCGGGATGGGCCCTGGCTCTGATTATTCTCTGTGCCGTGCTCCTGGTTTCTTGCGAGAGTAAAATTGTCTACCATCCTTATAAGTATCCAGAGGGAAACTGGGATCCTGCCCCTTTTGATGTCACGGTTGAGGATGTTAATTTCCAGGCGGAGGACGGCACCCAATTACACGGATGGTACATTCCTTCGCCAAATGCCCAGGCCAGTATGTTATGGTTTCATGGGAACGCCGGAAATCTGACCCACCGCTTGCAAAATATCCAAAAATTAAAGCCGCTGAATCTCAATATTTTTATTTTTGATTACCGGGGCTATGGCAAAAGCCAGGGAAGCCCCAATGAAAAGGGGATATACCAGGATTCCCAGGCCGCCTATGATATTTTGGTTCGGGAAAAAAACGTTTCTCCGCAGAAATTAATTCTTTTCGGCAGATCTTTAGGAGGAGTTTGCGCGATTGAAGTGGCGTCCAGTAACCCGGCGGCGGGTCTCATACTGGAATCGACGTTTACTTCCGCACGCGACATGGCAGGAAAAGTTTTTCCCTTACTCCCAATTGGATGGGCGATCCAGTCAAAGTTCGATGCGCTTGAAAAAGTTCCCCGACTGAAACTGCCTAAATTGTTTCTTCACGGGACTGAGGATGAGGTCGTCCCTTATGAGTTTGGCAGAAAACTGTTTGACGCAGCGGCGGAACCAAAAGAATTCTATGATATCCAGGGTGCAGGGCACAACGATACCGTTTCTGTGGGCGGAGTAAAATATTTCGCGGCGTTGGATCGGTTCATCACGAAAGCGTTAGAAGAACAGAGAAGTGAATAG
- the proB gene encoding glutamate 5-kinase, which yields MEQPDRKKIISNLKRVVIKIGSSVISHREPGKAPLVQGLSQDMVRHYAAQIKAMVDAGCEVVLVSSGAIMAGRERLGLVRNNLSIPEKQACAAIGQSFLMHAYEKKFEKRGLKVAQILLSSDDLHNRRRYLNAKHTIEALLKHSVIPIINENDSVTVDEIKIGDNDTLSATVACLADAQLLIILSDVDGLYSRDPSVKSRKKNEDPPELIHQVNKVTPDVEKLAGKSNNLVTVGGMVTKVLAAKKTMSFGIPTLLVNGLDNKVLDKALKGETVGTLFWPGKEKIRNRKHWIAHTLKPKGTIVVDAGAKKALLDGRKSLLPAGVVRMEGNFEFGNSVCVVDETSAEIARGLINYSNGDLEKIKGMKTSEVRKLFGSNYYEEVIHRDDMVVFY from the coding sequence ATGGAGCAACCAGATAGAAAAAAAATAATAAGTAACCTCAAGCGCGTGGTGATCAAGATCGGCAGCAGCGTCATCTCCCACCGCGAGCCAGGCAAAGCCCCGCTGGTACAGGGGCTCAGCCAGGACATGGTCAGGCATTACGCCGCCCAGATCAAGGCAATGGTCGATGCCGGGTGCGAGGTGGTGCTGGTGTCTTCCGGCGCGATCATGGCGGGAAGGGAACGCTTGGGGCTGGTTCGAAATAACCTCAGCATTCCGGAGAAACAGGCCTGCGCCGCCATCGGTCAAAGTTTTCTCATGCACGCTTATGAAAAAAAGTTTGAGAAGCGGGGATTGAAAGTTGCCCAGATCCTGTTGAGCAGTGACGACCTCCACAACCGGCGCCGGTATTTGAACGCCAAACACACGATCGAAGCGCTTTTGAAACACAGCGTCATTCCGATCATCAACGAAAACGATTCGGTGACCGTGGACGAAATCAAAATTGGCGACAACGACACGCTCTCGGCGACCGTCGCTTGTCTTGCCGACGCGCAACTGCTGATCATTTTGTCGGATGTGGATGGCCTGTATTCCAGGGACCCGTCGGTGAAATCCCGAAAGAAAAATGAAGATCCGCCCGAATTGATCCACCAGGTAAACAAAGTGACTCCTGACGTGGAGAAACTTGCCGGGAAAAGCAACAATCTGGTGACGGTTGGCGGGATGGTGACCAAGGTCCTGGCCGCCAAGAAAACCATGAGCTTTGGCATTCCCACGCTTCTGGTCAACGGTTTGGACAACAAGGTGCTGGATAAGGCGCTGAAAGGCGAAACCGTGGGGACCCTGTTCTGGCCGGGCAAAGAAAAGATCCGCAACCGCAAACACTGGATCGCGCATACCTTAAAACCCAAGGGCACGATTGTGGTCGATGCCGGCGCGAAAAAAGCGCTTTTGGATGGAAGAAAGAGCCTGCTTCCCGCAGGAGTCGTTCGGATGGAAGGGAATTTCGAATTCGGGAATTCCGTGTGCGTGGTCGATGAAACATCCGCAGAGATCGCCCGCGGCTTGATCAACTACAGCAACGGCGATCTGGAAAAGATCAAGGGAATGAAAACCTCCGAAGTGCGGAAACTCTTCGGGAGCAATTATTATGAAGAAGTGATCCACCGCGACGACATGGTGGTGTTTTATTAG
- the uvrD gene encoding putative DNA helicase II has translation MKWNKGLEGTALKIAKTDSNPLRVMAGQGTGKTFAMKRRVARLLEEGTSPKKILAVTFTRTAASDLLKELNNLGVEGCEKIKVGTLHAFCFGILLGEDVLSYLGRFPRPLITSPRRGVPHFEAAPLIEDLKTCGAFGGKRDCIKRINAFEAAWARLQSDDPGWPMDSIDRAFHKGLIEWLMFHHGMLIGELIPLTLRYLRNNPECDDLRKFSHVIVDEYQDLNKAEQVLLDVISEAGRFAIVGDEDQSIYGFRFAHPSGIREFDEIHTTTHDESLDECRRCPYKVVELANTLILHNHPAGTENRLKPFPGNPEGELNIVQWKNDKEEIKGLATYIEHLINERSFKPEDILILTPRRFIGYGIRDILGEKEIPVHSFYHEEALEFQEAQEAFCLLNLFIHKNDRVALRYWLGCGSPSWNGGQYKKLRSFCEESGRSPLEVLERVLNRELEIKGISKLLERFEILKSRLPKLESKSLRETVDLLFPENFKWAKILREASILKLKELEDDEEKEDLSEKLFDYLKTIISQPEMPEEGEFLRIMSLHKSKGLTNKVVIVAGCVEGFIPFRDQKETKKVEIDRQIEEQRRLFYVAMTRSKEILVLSSFKQIRRKDGHQQGAVMGRGGSKIMGNTVTSPFWDDIGPTAPRMLRGQEWVNANFR, from the coding sequence ATGAAATGGAATAAGGGGCTTGAGGGCACTGCTCTAAAAATTGCGAAAACGGATAGCAATCCCCTCCGGGTGATGGCAGGCCAAGGTACTGGTAAAACCTTTGCCATGAAAAGGCGAGTCGCCCGACTTCTTGAGGAGGGAACATCACCTAAAAAGATTTTAGCAGTTACATTTACCAGAACTGCTGCCAGTGATCTTTTGAAGGAGTTAAATAATTTGGGGGTTGAAGGTTGCGAGAAAATTAAAGTAGGTACGCTCCATGCTTTTTGCTTTGGCATTTTATTAGGGGAGGATGTTTTGAGTTATCTTGGGAGATTTCCTAGGCCATTGATAACTTCACCTCGAAGAGGTGTTCCCCATTTTGAAGCTGCGCCACTTATTGAAGATTTGAAAACATGTGGAGCCTTTGGGGGGAAAAGAGACTGTATTAAAAGGATCAATGCTTTTGAAGCTGCATGGGCCAGGTTACAGTCTGACGATCCGGGTTGGCCAATGGATTCGATAGATCGTGCCTTTCACAAAGGTTTAATTGAATGGTTGATGTTCCATCATGGTATGTTGATTGGCGAACTTATTCCGTTAACACTGCGTTATTTAAGGAATAATCCTGAGTGCGACGATCTGAGAAAGTTCAGCCACGTTATTGTTGACGAATACCAAGATCTTAATAAAGCAGAGCAGGTATTACTAGATGTTATTTCAGAAGCTGGACGTTTTGCGATCGTGGGGGATGAAGATCAATCTATTTATGGATTTAGATTTGCCCATCCATCAGGAATTAGAGAATTCGATGAAATACATACAACCACTCACGATGAGAGTTTGGATGAATGCAGACGATGCCCATACAAGGTGGTCGAACTAGCAAATACATTAATTCTTCATAACCACCCCGCTGGGACAGAAAACCGACTCAAACCATTCCCTGGAAACCCAGAGGGAGAACTAAACATTGTGCAGTGGAAAAATGACAAGGAAGAGATTAAAGGACTTGCCACATATATTGAACACTTAATTAATGAACGATCATTCAAGCCAGAGGATATTCTTATTCTTACTCCAAGAAGGTTTATTGGTTACGGGATTAGAGATATTCTCGGGGAGAAAGAGATTCCAGTTCACAGCTTTTACCATGAAGAGGCACTTGAGTTTCAAGAAGCACAGGAGGCATTTTGTTTGCTAAATTTGTTTATTCATAAAAATGATAGGGTCGCTTTGAGATATTGGCTTGGTTGTGGGAGTCCAAGCTGGAATGGAGGGCAATACAAAAAATTAAGATCATTTTGCGAAGAATCTGGCAGATCTCCCTTGGAGGTATTGGAAAGGGTTTTAAATAGGGAATTAGAGATAAAAGGAATTTCTAAACTTCTCGAAAGATTCGAAATCCTTAAATCCCGTTTGCCTAAACTGGAATCAAAATCTCTGAGGGAAACCGTTGATCTTTTGTTTCCTGAAAATTTTAAGTGGGCCAAGATTTTACGGGAAGCCAGTATTTTAAAATTAAAAGAATTAGAAGACGATGAAGAGAAAGAGGATTTGAGTGAAAAACTATTCGATTACCTTAAGACAATAATATCTCAACCAGAAATGCCAGAGGAAGGGGAGTTCTTGCGTATTATGAGTCTCCACAAATCCAAAGGGCTTACTAATAAAGTTGTGATCGTTGCTGGTTGTGTTGAGGGATTCATTCCTTTCAGAGATCAGAAGGAGACAAAGAAAGTTGAAATAGATCGCCAAATAGAAGAACAACGAAGACTTTTTTACGTAGCTATGACAAGGTCTAAGGAGATTTTAGTACTTTCTTCATTTAAACAAATACGAAGGAAAGACGGGCATCAACAAGGTGCTGTAATGGGAAGAGGTGGTTCAAAAATTATGGGCAATACCGTAACTAGCCCCTTTTGGGATGATATAGGGCCAACTGCTCCTCGGATGCTTCGAGGTCAAGAGTGGGTAAACGCAAACTTTAGATGA
- the fosA_1 gene encoding glutathione transferase FosA → MKTDTKIKLNGIDHIALNVKDMKRAIEFYSDILGFKVMTRTSTLTGLKHVELDAGNVAIALFESPDLEFESAQKTMTDDGYLHFAFGADKDQFSIIVQTLKDHGVRFNGEPRNHGGGDSVYFYDPDGHIIEIHAENA, encoded by the coding sequence ATGAAAACAGATACAAAAATCAAACTCAATGGAATCGATCACATCGCATTGAACGTGAAAGATATGAAACGGGCCATCGAATTTTATAGTGATATTTTGGGTTTTAAGGTGATGACGCGGACCAGCACCCTGACCGGGTTGAAGCATGTAGAGCTGGATGCGGGAAACGTTGCTATTGCCTTGTTCGAATCGCCTGATCTCGAATTTGAGTCTGCTCAAAAAACCATGACTGATGATGGATATTTGCATTTCGCCTTTGGAGCGGACAAAGATCAATTTTCCATAATCGTTCAAACTTTGAAAGACCATGGAGTTCGTTTTAATGGCGAGCCGCGCAATCACGGCGGCGGCGATTCGGTTTATTTTTACGATCCCGACGGTCATATCATCGAGATCCATGCGGAGAATGCGTAA
- the mhqN gene encoding putative NAD(P)H nitroreductase MhqN: MEFSELIDQRRSVKSYDPQKTITDAELKELFEEVILSPSSFNLQHWTFIAVRDPRVKKQLKEAAWGQQQVEDSSVAFLVCGKLDAFKDAPKIYKEAPKDIQERMLPMIQGFYDGKAQITRDEAIRSASLAAMTLMYSAKARGWDTGPMIGFDPDAVSKILKLTPNYIPVMLLVLGCQKDAPHPRSYRRPVSEVVRKESLDGPGLSEG; encoded by the coding sequence ATGGAATTTTCCGAATTGATCGATCAACGAAGAAGCGTTAAATCTTATGATCCACAAAAAACAATTACGGATGCGGAGTTGAAAGAGTTGTTTGAAGAGGTCATCTTGAGTCCCAGTTCGTTTAACCTGCAACATTGGACCTTCATTGCGGTGCGAGACCCGAGAGTCAAGAAACAATTGAAAGAAGCGGCATGGGGGCAACAGCAAGTGGAGGACAGCTCGGTTGCGTTCCTCGTCTGCGGTAAACTCGATGCCTTTAAAGATGCGCCAAAGATCTATAAAGAAGCGCCTAAAGACATTCAGGAAAGAATGCTCCCGATGATTCAGGGTTTTTACGATGGCAAGGCGCAAATCACGCGGGATGAGGCGATTCGCAGTGCTTCTCTCGCGGCAATGACGTTGATGTATTCCGCCAAAGCCCGCGGTTGGGATACCGGCCCGATGATTGGCTTCGACCCTGATGCTGTTTCAAAAATTCTGAAGTTAACGCCCAATTATATCCCTGTCATGCTGCTGGTTCTGGGTTGTCAGAAAGACGCCCCGCACCCCCGGTCTTATCGCAGGCCCGTTTCGGAAGTGGTGCGTAAGGAAAGTCTGGACGGTCCTGGACTGAGCGAGGGTTGA
- the purA gene encoding adenylosuccinate synthetase — protein sequence MPVAVVLGMQWGDEGKGKIIDLFSEEADIVARYQGGHNAGHTICFDDKEYVLHLIPSGIFHNGKLCVIGNGVVIDPAALVQEMDELKQAGIDLKGRLVLSDRANIILPYHSTSDKGRESEGKFEKIGTTGRGIGPSYADKIARIGIRTCDFLDEKRLREKFHANYQEKKQILKNLYGHDLPEFDSMFKNLMSFRDTILEYISDTHSLLRDAISENKKVLCEGAQGTMLDVDHGTYPFVTSSNSTAGGACTGLGIPPTKVDRVVGVIKAYTTRVGEGPFPTELHDGSGNRLRDEGHEFGATTGRPRRCGWFDAVIARYAIALNGIESLVLTKIDVLDKFETIKVCTGYKYNRIVYEEMPADLDRLENCEPVYTEYEGWMENTVGVTSYDQLPEKARKYIESLSQLIKSKFLMISTGPERKHTICLGRLF from the coding sequence ATGCCTGTAGCAGTCGTTTTGGGAATGCAGTGGGGAGATGAAGGGAAAGGGAAGATCATCGATCTCTTTTCAGAGGAAGCGGACATCGTCGCCCGCTACCAGGGAGGCCACAACGCCGGCCATACCATATGCTTCGACGATAAAGAATACGTCTTGCATCTGATTCCATCGGGAATTTTCCATAATGGAAAATTATGTGTGATCGGCAACGGTGTGGTGATCGATCCCGCCGCGCTCGTTCAGGAAATGGATGAATTGAAACAGGCGGGAATCGATTTGAAAGGCCGGTTGGTTTTGAGCGACCGGGCCAATATCATTCTGCCCTATCACAGCACCTCCGACAAAGGCCGGGAAAGCGAGGGCAAGTTTGAAAAGATCGGCACGACCGGCCGGGGCATCGGACCCTCTTATGCCGACAAGATCGCCCGTATTGGCATTCGCACTTGCGACTTTCTCGACGAAAAACGCCTGCGCGAAAAATTCCACGCCAATTACCAGGAGAAAAAGCAGATCCTGAAAAACCTTTATGGCCACGACCTGCCGGAATTCGATTCCATGTTTAAGAATCTGATGAGCTTTCGGGACACGATTCTTGAGTATATTTCAGATACCCATTCCCTTTTGCGGGATGCCATTTCCGAGAACAAAAAAGTGTTGTGCGAAGGCGCTCAGGGCACCATGCTTGATGTGGACCACGGAACCTATCCGTTTGTGACGTCTTCCAACTCCACGGCGGGAGGAGCCTGCACGGGGCTCGGAATTCCCCCGACGAAAGTGGACCGCGTGGTCGGCGTCATCAAGGCCTACACAACGCGGGTGGGGGAGGGGCCGTTTCCTACGGAATTACACGACGGGTCGGGAAACAGGCTGCGCGACGAAGGTCACGAGTTCGGCGCGACCACAGGACGCCCACGGCGATGCGGCTGGTTCGATGCGGTCATCGCCCGATACGCCATTGCCCTGAACGGGATCGAATCGCTGGTGTTGACCAAGATCGACGTTCTGGACAAATTTGAAACGATCAAAGTTTGCACGGGTTATAAATACAATAGAATCGTGTATGAGGAAATGCCCGCCGACCTCGACCGCCTGGAAAACTGCGAACCGGTGTATACCGAATACGAAGGGTGGATGGAGAATACGGTCGGCGTCACCTCATACGATCAATTGCCCGAAAAGGCCAGAAAATATATTGAAAGTCTCAGTCAGCTCATCAAATCCAAGTTTCTGATGATTTCCACCGGCCCCGAAAGGAAACACACCATCTGCCTGGGAAGGTTGTTTTAA